A segment of the Streptomyces sp. ITFR-21 genome:
ATCTCACCGGAGGCGGCGTACCGGTCGTAGGCGGCGACCAGCGCCGACAGCGGGCCGTCCTGGGCGCCGAGGGCGGCCAGCAGGTGGAGGGCGGCGAGCATGCCCGTATCGGCGTTCCAGAAGTCGCGGAAGTAGTAGTGGGCGGAGTGTTCGCCGCCGAAGACCGCGCCGGAGGCGGCCATCTCCTGCTTGATGAAGGAGTGCCCGACCCGGGTGCGTACCGCGGTGCCCCCGTGCTCCGCGATGACCTCGGGCACCGACCGGGAAGTGATCAGGTTGTGGATGACGGCGGCTCCGGGGTGCTTGGCCAGTTCGCGGGCGGCGACCAGGGCGGTGACCGCGGACGGCGGCACGGGCTCGCCGCGTTCGTCCACGGCGAAGCAGCGGTCGGCGTCTCCGTCGAAGGCCAGCCCGATGTCGGCGCCGGTCTCGCGGACCCTGGCCTGGAGGTCGACCAGGTTCTTCGGGTCCAGCGGGTTGGCCTCGTGGTGGGGGAAGGTGCCGTCGAGCTCGAAGTACATCGGCACCAGGTCGACGGGCAGGCCGGCGAGGACGGTGGGCACGGTGTGGCCGCCCATGCCGTTGCCCGCGTCCACCACGACCTTGAGCGGCCGGATACCGGAGAGGTCGACCAGGGAGCGCAGGTAGCCGGCGTAGTCGCCGAGCACGTCGCGCGCGCCGATCGTGCCGGGGGCGGCGGTCACGGCCGGCGTACCGGTCTCGGACCACTTCTCGGCGAGCGCCCTGATGTCGGCCAGGCCGGTGTCCTGGCCGACGGGGGCGGCGCCGGCCCGGCACATCTTGATGCCGTTGTAGCGCGCGGGGTTGTGGCTGGCGGTGAACATGGCCCCGGGCAGGCCGAGCCGGCCGCTGGCGAAGTACAGCTCGTCGGTCGAGCACAGGCCGATGCCGGTGACGTCCGCGCCCCGCGAGGCGGCCCCGCGGGCGAAGGCGCCGGCGAGGCCGGGCGAGGACGGCCGCATGTCGTGGCCGATGACGATCGCGTCGGCCTCGGTGACCGTGGCGAAGGCGGCGCCGAAGATCTCGGCGAGCGGTTCGTCCCACTGGTCGGGGACGACGCCGCGCACGTCGTACGCCTTGACGATTTGCGACAAATCGGCCACAGCACACCTCTGTCGGACATCGGTCGGAGCCTGCGCGGGCGCGGGCGGTGGTGGGGCGGTGCGGTGCGGTGTCGGAAGGGGCCCGGTGCACCGAAGAGCCCGGCACAACCTACCGAACGGCGTGGGAGAGGCTACGACTCCGGGGACCGCAGCACCCGCAGGTGGCCGCGCCGGGCGACTTCCCGCGGGTCGATGTCGCGCGCTCCGCCGTGTCCCCGGTCCGGCGGTCTGGCCGCTTCCCGCACGGCGTTGGCCAGTGCTTCGAGGTCGTCGCCGCTGGGCCGTGCCGATCCGGTGTCCGTCGCCAGCCGTACGACCTCCCAGCCGCGCGGGGCGGTCAGCCGCTCCGAGTGCTCCGAGCACAGGTCGTAGCAGTGGGGTTCGGCATAGGTCGCCAGAGGGCCGAGAACGGCCGTGGAGTCCGCGTAGACGTACGTCAGCGTCGCGACGGCGGGACGGCCGCAGGCGGTGCGCGAACAGCGACGTACAGGGCTCACGACGTTGGACGGTACCGCACTCTTGAACGGGCCGCGACGACTCCGGGCGGACTCACCCGGTCGTGTCGCCCGGCCGTCAGGGGAACCACGTGCTCCACTGTGCCCGCGCTGACCTGCGGGGACGATATCCGCCATTCGGCGGCATACCGACGGTGAGGCTCTGGTTACAGCTCTGCCGCCGAACGGATCCGATCCGCGGGTGGCGGATATCCGTCGCTCCGGTGGCCTGATGCGTTCCATGGCCTGCGGCCCGGCCCGGCTCGGGGGCGGCCCGCGTTCGCTCCCGCCGTGACAGGGGCAGGATCTATTGCAGTACGGACCCTCTCCGAGGACTAGGCTCACGCTGATGGACAGCTCGGCTCCCCCCCCTCCGATCCCCCCCGCGTCACGGCCGCGCCACCGCGACCGCCACGGGCGTGGGATGCGCGGACCCATCGCGCCTCCGCAGGTGCCGCTGGCGGTCAGCCGGGCGGAAGCCTTCGACGACCTGGTACGGGACGCCGCCGACCGGCTGGAGCGGCGCTGGCCGCAGCTGGCGGACGTGGAGTTCGCCGTCCAGGAGGTGCCGTGGCCGCAGGACGGCCTCGCCGCCGAAGGGGACCCGGTGCCGCTCGGGCGGCTGATCGGCGCGGCCAAGGACCGGCCGAGCCGGATCGTGGTCTACCGGCGGCCGGTGGAGATCCGCGCCAAGAGCCGTGACGAGCGGGCCCTGCTGGTCCACGAGATCGTGGTGGAGCAGGTCGCCGAACTGCTGGGGCTGTCGCCGGAGAACGTCGACCCCAAGTACGGCGAGGACTGACCACTCCGGGACCGCTCCGGCACCACCGGCCGGGACAGGCCGTCGGCGGCGGCGGTGCCCGCGGCAGGGCCGCGGGCCTCTCCCCCGCTCCCCCGCGTCCCCTCTCGGCGTCCTATTGCCGAGCGCCCTGTCCCAGCGCTGCGTCCCGGCGGCATTAGGCGCCCCGCCGCCCCCAGGCGCCCCGCCGCGTGGCGGCCGGGCGCCGGGGGCGGCGTCCTCGGCGGCCCGGACGTCCTCGCGGCCGCACGCGGGAGCCCGGACTCAGCGGTCGAGGATGCGCAGATCGGCCGCCGCGCGCGGTACCGCGACCATCCCCCGGTCGTCGGGCATCGGCTGGATCGTGAACATCTGCACCCCGTCCAGTGGCAGGGCCAGCGTCCGTGACGCGTAGAGCTGCCCGCCGGAGATCCGCTCGACGGTCACGGCGTACGTCCCTTTCAGGCCGCTCGGCTGCGGCGGCGCCATGGCCAGTGTCGCGCCCGCCTTGACGGTGACCGTCCTGCTGGCCGCGGTGCCGCCGCCGGAGCCCGCCGACGAGGTGACCCGCGCGGTGACGGACCGGCCGACCGCGGTGAGCGAGAGCGTGGAGCCCTTGGCGCGGTTGTCCGCGACGCTGGCCCGGGTGTCGATCCTCGGGGTCGCCGGCAGGAAGGCGATCTCCTGGCCGGCCCCCTTGCCGCGTGTGACGCGGACCGCGGCGACCACCGGCACGGGGGTGTGCACGTCGCTCGACCCGATGACGAGCGAGGCGGCGTCGCCCTTGGTGACGTCCCCGAGGTCCACCGAGGCCGTCATGCCGCTCTTGACGTGCAGCGTCTCGTGCCCGGCGGGGGTGATCAAGCCGGTGGAGGTGGCCAGTTTCACCGTGAGGTCGGCGTCGTCGGAACCGGTCGCAAAGGCCACCAGGCGCACGTCGGCGGCATCGGCGGGGATACCGGGCAGCACCAGGCTGGTGGCGGGGTCGGCGGCCGGGGCCATCCAGTCCGCGCCCGCCTTGGTGTCGGTGGACTCCAGTAGGGCGCCGACCCGGCCGCTGCGGGCCACCACGTGGGCGGTCAGGTCGGCGGCCTTGTCGGCCACGATCGTGGACAGCAGCACCGGCTCCGTACCGCCGCCGGGGACCGTGATGCCGTCCCCGGTGGATGCTTTGAGCAGGCCGTTCCTGCCGTAGAGCTCGATGTCGACGACCGCGGGCGTCTCGTCGGGGTTGACCAGCTGCACGTAGTCCTGGCGGGTGCTCTCGGTGCTCGCCCCGGGGAACCAGAACTCGCTGTCCGGTACGACGCACGAAGCGCCGAGCAGGCCGCGCCCCGGTCCGCTGTCCACGACCGTGGTCTGCTGGACCGTCCAGCCGGGCGCCAGCGGCCCGTCGGCGGTGCCGACGAGGGCGGGCGCGTCGGACCTGGTGGTGCCGGCGGTGGCGGGCTTGCCCGGGGCGGCCAGCGGCGCCACCGGCCTGGCCTTGGGCGTGACCGGGACGAGCTCGGCGCTGCTGCTGCCGCCGCCGTCACCCGATCCGCCGGATCCCGGCGGGGTGAAGGACGTGTACTGGGTGGTGGCGAAGTCCGAGCTGGAGGGCTCGGGGCACAGCAGGCTGCTGCGCTGCACGGGGAGCCGGGCGGCGGAGGCCGCCGGAGCCGCCTCGGAGTCACCGCCGTCGAGCGCGGCGGCACCGGTCAGTACCGCGAGCGCGACGACGGCGCCGGCCAGGGAGATCGTGGTGCGGTTCACTGGTGGTTGCTCCCGTCGCGGCGCTGGTCGCCTTCTGGGTAGTACGCGCCGGGGTCGGGATAGGCGGCCGGATCGGCGTAGCCCTGGCCGTCGGGGTAGCCCTGGCCGTCGGGGTAGCCCTGGCCGTCGGGGTAGCCCTGGCCGTAGTCCCGGCCCTCGCCGTAGCCCTGCTGCTGACCGCCGTACCCGGCCTGGTCGTCGGGGGCGGGCGCGTAGGGGTCGTAGCCGGGGGCGGGCGGAACGTAGCCGTAGCCGTCGGTGTAACCGCCCTGCTGCTGCTCATAGGTGCCGGGGGCCGGGACGGGCACCTGGTCGGGGGCCGCCGGGTACGGGCCGCCGTCCCACTGCTGCTGTCCGGGGTCGGCGCCCTGGGGGTAGGCCGGGTCCTGGTAGCCCTGTTCCTGGTAGCCGTAGCCGGTGTCGGTGCCGGCCGGCGCCGCATAAGGGTCGTAGCCGCCCTCGGCCGGGTCGTAGCCGCCCTGTGCGTACGGGTCCTGCCGGTACGCGTCCTGCTCGGCGGGTTCCCGCGTGTCGGGGGCCGCGGGTTCCTGGGCGTCGGGGGCCTGGGCGCCCTCGGCCTCGGCGGCGGCTTGCAGCCGGCGGGCGCGGCGGCCCTCTCCGGCGGCCTGGGCGGGGATCTTTGCGGTGAGCGGGCCGGCGCCCGCGGCGGTGGCGCCCTCCGGCTCGGGCAGGTCGTCGTCGACCTCGCGGCGGCGGCCGGGCAGGGCCAGCACGATGACCACAAGCAGGAGGAACGCCTGGGTGCCGAGCCAGCCGATGTGGGTGACCGGTTCCTCGAAGGTGACGTCCAGCCGGCCGGCCGAGGGGGGCAGTTCGAAGCCCTGCGCCCAGCCGTCGACGGTGGTCGGCGTCAAGGACTCGCCGTCGAGGGTGGCGTGCCAGCCCGGGGCGGCGGAGTCGGCCAGCCGCAGGACGCGGCCCGAGGGCCCGGCGGGCACCTTGGTGTGCGCGTCGACCCGGCCCGCGGCCACCCCGACGGGCTGTGCGCCCTTGCCGGTGATGGTGATCCTGGAGACGTCCGTGTTGACCCGCCACAGCTCGGTCCCGCCGGTCTGGCTGACCCGGGACAGGCCGGGGGTGCTGTCCAGGACCCGGCCGTACGAGCGGGGCGCGCCCTTCTGCGCCAGGACGTAGCGGATCGCGTATCCGGCCAGCCGGGTGCCCTGGTCGGCGCCGGAGCCGGCCACCAGGTTGGCGACGACGTCGTCCAGGGTGGCGTCGGGACCGGCCTCGGCGGCGAGCTCGGCGTCGCCGAGCCGTACGCCCGAGCCGCGGACGAGGGCGTAGGAGACGCTGCCCCCCGTGCCGCTGATGACCAGGGTGCGGGGCTGGTCGCCCGAGGTGCTCTCCTCCGCGACGAAGGCGGGCACCTGTCCGGGGTCGGTGCGCTTGATCGGGCCGTCGGCGCCGTCGATCACCCAGGTGAAGGCTGCCAGCAGGGGCGCCGCCACGGCGGCGACGGCGACCAGTCCGGCCACGGGCTGGCGCCAGCCGAAGCCGCTGGCGGCGATCCGCTCGTTGGCGTTCTCGGCGCCGACGGCGGCGGCGGCCAGCAGCGCGAGACCGTAGACGAGCGTGGCCGGGCCCGCCCAGTCCTTGCCGTTCTCGATGACGGCGAAGAGCAGGCCGACCAGGGCGACGGCCCAGGCGGCGACGATGGCGGTACGCCGCGTGTCGCGCATCAGGGCGGCGAGCGCGGCCAGCACCACGCCGATGAGCAGGAACCCGCCGGACGCCTTGGGGCCGCCGGGGCTCAGCAGCAGCAGGTCGACCCCGGAGGCGGAGCCGGTGCCGTAGGGCAGTCCGGCCTGGTCCATCAGGCGCCCCGGGTGGCTGAGCAGGCCCAGCGACCAGGGGGCGAGCAGCACGATCGGTGTGATGACCAGCGCCGCGAAGCGGAGCAGGTGCGGGACGACCAGTTGCTGCCTGCCGGTCGCGAGCCGCCAGCCGAGGGTGCCGGCGGCCAGCAGCAGGGCGATCGGCCAGGTGACCGGGGTGAAGGCGGTGGTGAAGGTCAGCATCAGGGCCAGCGCCCAGGTGGCGCGCCAGCTGGGGCGGGCGCCGCGTTCGATGGCGTTGGCGCTGAGCTGGAGGCCGGCGGTGGCGACGGCGGCGCGGGCCATCAGCGGCAACAGGATGGCCAGGACCGCGGTGCCGAGCCGGCCGGCGGCAAGGGCCCCGGTGACGGCGGGCAGGAAGGCGTAGGCGACCGACGCCCACGCGCGCAGCAGCCGGGACTCGGTCAGGGGGCGGGAGGCGAAGTAGGCGGCGACACCGGCCAGCGGCACGGAGGCGACCAGGAAGAGCGTCAGGGTGAGCCCGGTGGAACCGAACAGGACCGTGGCGAAGAGCGCGAGGACCGCGATGTAAGGCGGCGCGGCCTGGGTGCCGCCGGTGCCGAGGGGATGCCAGGAGCCGGCGTAGGTGGACCACAGGTCGGACGCGCCGGGGGCGGCGGGCAGTAGCGCCCCGCCGGCCAGGGCGCCGCCGCCGAGCAGCGCACGGCACGCGGCGAGGGACACCAGGAGCAGCAGCGCGAAGAGCACCGGGCCCGGTTTGCGGGCGATCTGCTTGAGCCGGGCGAACTGCTCGATCTCCAGGAAGTCGCCGTCCTCGTCACCGGGGCCGGACTCGACGCCCGCGCCGCCGTGGCGTCCCGCCGCGGCGGTGGCGTCGTCGGCGCGGCCGGGGAGGTTGCTGACCACCTGGTCGACGGTGGCGCGCACGGTGGCGCCGGGCGGCGGGAACAGCGGGCGCAGTTCGGCGGGGGGCACTTCGCCGCGGCCGCGCCGGTTGCGTGCCGCGAGCAGGCGGCCGGGGCGCAGCAGGACGCCCATCAGGCCGACGATCTCGTCGACGGCCTGGCCGGGGACCTTGCCGACCAGGTAGGCCAGGGTCCGCAGCAGGGTGCCGACGACGATGCGTACGACCACGTAGGGCAGCAGCGGGCCGCGGGTGTTGGCGAGCAGCGTGTAGACGGCGCCGGCCTTGTCGACGCGGTGCGGGTTGACCGCGGACCGGCCGGCGCAGTCGACGGGGCGGCGCTCGCGGGAGGCGGCCTCGGCATGGCGCAGTACGGCGTCGGGGGCGACCAGGACGGTGTGTCCGGCGGCCTGGGCGCGCCAGCAGAAGTCCACGTCGTCGCGCATCAGAGGCAGCCGGCGGTCGAAGCCGCCCAGTTCCTCCCACACGTCGCGGCGCACCAGCATGCCGGCGGAGGACACCGACAGCACCTGGCGTACCTGGTCGTGCTGGCCCTGGTCCTGCTCGCGGCGCTCCAGGCCGGTCCAGCGGCGGCCGCTGCGGGCGATGCTGACGCCGACTTCGAGCAGCTGCCTGCGGTCGTACCAGCTGCGGAGTTTGGGACCGATGATCGCGGCTGACGGAGAGGTGTCGGCGGTACGGAGCAGGGCGGCGAGCGCGCCGGGGTCGGGTTCGCAGTCGTCGTGCAGCAGCCACAGCCACTGGACGGGTTCGCCGTACGGGTGGTCGGGCTCGTCGTAGACGTCGTCGTTCCAGGTGCGGCGCACCGGGTCCCAGCCGCTGCGGCGCTCCAGGTAGGGCAGCTGGTCCGCGGTGAGCGGGGGGGCGGCGCGCACGGCCTCCTCGACGGCGGCGCCGAAGCCGGTGCGGCGGGCGAGGTGCAGGACGCGCTGGTCGCCGAGCGATTCGGCGAGCAGGCGGGCGGAGTCGTCGGCACTGCCGGTGTCGGCGGCGATGACGTCCTGGACCGGGCGGTCCTGGGCGAGCAGCCCGGAGAGGGCTTCGGGCAGCCAGCGCGCGCCGTCGTGCGCTACCAGCACGGCGGTGACGACATGGCGCGGGAACTCAGGGGTGCCGACCTGATGAGCGGCCGGAGCTGGGCTGTTCACGGACATCGAGGTTCAGGCCCCGGTTCGCTGGACTGCGGTGGACGGTTGCGCCCGCTCGGCGGCGGGCCCACGTCATGGACGGCCCCCCACACTAACGGCTTACGCCGGGGGTGCCCGCCGACGCGGTCCGGGTGTGAGAACAACGGCAGCCCGCCCCCCGTGCCGGTGGGGCGCGGGAGGCGGGCTGTCCGCGGGCGGTGCGGCGCGGACCTGAGGTCAGACGACGCCCTTCTTCAGACGGCGGCGTTCGCGCTCGGACAGACCGCCCCAGATGCCGAAGCGTTCGTCGTTGGCGAGGGCGTACTCCAGGCAGTCGGAGCGGACCTCACAGGCGAGGCAGACCTTCTTCGCCTCACGCGTGGAACCGCCCTTCTCCGGGAAGAACGACTCGGGGTCGGTCTGCGCACAGAGCGCACGCTCCTGCCAGCCGAGTTCCTCGTCGGCCTCTTCGGCCAGCAGCAACTGGAACTGCTCGGTCATGCGCGCCCCTCGTCTGTCGTGCTTCCCCGTGATGTTGCCTGCCGTCACCATGTCCGGCTGAACGACACGAGTGAAATTACAAGTGTGCGGATCCGAGCCAGTCAAGCCGGAATCTGCTATTGGGCCCGTTATTCACTCCGCTGAACCAAGGCGTAACGGAAAGTGTTGATATCCGCCAAAAAACTCTCATGGGCCAACCGCGGTCGCGCCGGCCGGCCGGCCACATACCGTCAGACGCTGCGGCGACGCACCGCGTTCCGCCGTTCGGATGAAACGTCGCGGATCACATTTCGATCACAGAAGCACAACGTCACACCGGGCGGCGTGTCCCGGCGGACCGGAATCGGATCCTCATCAGATCTGCACGGATGCCGCACCATCTATCCGCACCTTCCGATACACAAACCTTTCAGTACTGTGCGTTACCGGATCGGGTGAACATGAAAGACATAGTGGACATTGAGTTGACAGGCAGCCTCCGGAAACGGTCTTCTTGACCTCATGTCCGCCGAGCCCATCGCGCCCACCCGGACTCGCCGCCGCGAGTCCCGCTGCGTCGCGCTCGCGCAGAGCTGTCGTTGTTCCTGTCGCTGCCGCTGAATCCCCCTGCCCGGGACCGCCACGGACCCGGCACCGTCCCACGTCACGCGCACCGCAGAGGAACACCACCCCCATGTACTCCGACGTCTCCATCGCCGGTGACCCGCTGGCTCTGCCCCACCTGCTCCCCCCGGTACCGCAGCACCCCAGCACCGTGGCCGAGTTCGCCGGACTCGCCCGCGCCGTCGCCGCCGACCGCGCGCTATGGGTGCCCATGGTGCGGTACGACGCCACCAC
Coding sequences within it:
- a CDS encoding metallopeptidase family protein, with product MDSSAPPPPIPPASRPRHRDRHGRGMRGPIAPPQVPLAVSRAEAFDDLVRDAADRLERRWPQLADVEFAVQEVPWPQDGLAAEGDPVPLGRLIGAAKDRPSRIVVYRRPVEIRAKSRDERALLVHEIVVEQVAELLGLSPENVDPKYGED
- a CDS encoding phosphomannomutase/phosphoglucomutase; the protein is MADLSQIVKAYDVRGVVPDQWDEPLAEIFGAAFATVTEADAIVIGHDMRPSSPGLAGAFARGAASRGADVTGIGLCSTDELYFASGRLGLPGAMFTASHNPARYNGIKMCRAGAAPVGQDTGLADIRALAEKWSETGTPAVTAAPGTIGARDVLGDYAGYLRSLVDLSGIRPLKVVVDAGNGMGGHTVPTVLAGLPVDLVPMYFELDGTFPHHEANPLDPKNLVDLQARVRETGADIGLAFDGDADRCFAVDERGEPVPPSAVTALVAARELAKHPGAAVIHNLITSRSVPEVIAEHGGTAVRTRVGHSFIKQEMAASGAVFGGEHSAHYYFRDFWNADTGMLAALHLLAALGAQDGPLSALVAAYDRYAASGEINSTVDDQAGRTAAVRAAFAGRPDVAFDELDGLTVTAADWWFNLRASNTEPLLRLNVEARDPATVTRLRDRVLGIVRA
- a CDS encoding WhiB family transcriptional regulator encodes the protein MTEQFQLLLAEEADEELGWQERALCAQTDPESFFPEKGGSTREAKKVCLACEVRSDCLEYALANDERFGIWGGLSERERRRLKKGVV
- a CDS encoding glycosyltransferase family 2 protein — its product is MSVNSPAPAAHQVGTPEFPRHVVTAVLVAHDGARWLPEALSGLLAQDRPVQDVIAADTGSADDSARLLAESLGDQRVLHLARRTGFGAAVEEAVRAAPPLTADQLPYLERRSGWDPVRRTWNDDVYDEPDHPYGEPVQWLWLLHDDCEPDPGALAALLRTADTSPSAAIIGPKLRSWYDRRQLLEVGVSIARSGRRWTGLERREQDQGQHDQVRQVLSVSSAGMLVRRDVWEELGGFDRRLPLMRDDVDFCWRAQAAGHTVLVAPDAVLRHAEAASRERRPVDCAGRSAVNPHRVDKAGAVYTLLANTRGPLLPYVVVRIVVGTLLRTLAYLVGKVPGQAVDEIVGLMGVLLRPGRLLAARNRRGRGEVPPAELRPLFPPPGATVRATVDQVVSNLPGRADDATAAAGRHGGAGVESGPGDEDGDFLEIEQFARLKQIARKPGPVLFALLLLVSLAACRALLGGGALAGGALLPAAPGASDLWSTYAGSWHPLGTGGTQAAPPYIAVLALFATVLFGSTGLTLTLFLVASVPLAGVAAYFASRPLTESRLLRAWASVAYAFLPAVTGALAAGRLGTAVLAILLPLMARAAVATAGLQLSANAIERGARPSWRATWALALMLTFTTAFTPVTWPIALLLAAGTLGWRLATGRQQLVVPHLLRFAALVITPIVLLAPWSLGLLSHPGRLMDQAGLPYGTGSASGVDLLLLSPGGPKASGGFLLIGVVLAALAALMRDTRRTAIVAAWAVALVGLLFAVIENGKDWAGPATLVYGLALLAAAAVGAENANERIAASGFGWRQPVAGLVAVAAVAAPLLAAFTWVIDGADGPIKRTDPGQVPAFVAEESTSGDQPRTLVISGTGGSVSYALVRGSGVRLGDAELAAEAGPDATLDDVVANLVAGSGADQGTRLAGYAIRYVLAQKGAPRSYGRVLDSTPGLSRVSQTGGTELWRVNTDVSRITITGKGAQPVGVAAGRVDAHTKVPAGPSGRVLRLADSAAPGWHATLDGESLTPTTVDGWAQGFELPPSAGRLDVTFEEPVTHIGWLGTQAFLLLVVIVLALPGRRREVDDDLPEPEGATAAGAGPLTAKIPAQAAGEGRRARRLQAAAEAEGAQAPDAQEPAAPDTREPAEQDAYRQDPYAQGGYDPAEGGYDPYAAPAGTDTGYGYQEQGYQDPAYPQGADPGQQQWDGGPYPAAPDQVPVPAPGTYEQQQGGYTDGYGYVPPAPGYDPYAPAPDDQAGYGGQQQGYGEGRDYGQGYPDGQGYPDGQGYPDGQGYADPAAYPDPGAYYPEGDQRRDGSNHQ
- a CDS encoding DUF3499 domain-containing protein; its protein translation is MSPVRRCSRTACGRPAVATLTYVYADSTAVLGPLATYAEPHCYDLCSEHSERLTAPRGWEVVRLATDTGSARPSGDDLEALANAVREAARPPDRGHGGARDIDPREVARRGHLRVLRSPES
- a CDS encoding DUF5719 family protein, translating into MNRTTISLAGAVVALAVLTGAAALDGGDSEAAPAASAARLPVQRSSLLCPEPSSSDFATTQYTSFTPPGSGGSGDGGGSSSAELVPVTPKARPVAPLAAPGKPATAGTTRSDAPALVGTADGPLAPGWTVQQTTVVDSGPGRGLLGASCVVPDSEFWFPGASTESTRQDYVQLVNPDETPAVVDIELYGRNGLLKASTGDGITVPGGGTEPVLLSTIVADKAADLTAHVVARSGRVGALLESTDTKAGADWMAPAADPATSLVLPGIPADAADVRLVAFATGSDDADLTVKLATSTGLITPAGHETLHVKSGMTASVDLGDVTKGDAASLVIGSSDVHTPVPVVAAVRVTRGKGAGQEIAFLPATPRIDTRASVADNRAKGSTLSLTAVGRSVTARVTSSAGSGGGTAASRTVTVKAGATLAMAPPQPSGLKGTYAVTVERISGGQLYASRTLALPLDGVQMFTIQPMPDDRGMVAVPRAAADLRILDR